A portion of the Lolium rigidum isolate FL_2022 chromosome 1, APGP_CSIRO_Lrig_0.1, whole genome shotgun sequence genome contains these proteins:
- the LOC124652773 gene encoding probable carboxylesterase 8, which translates to MSTVALANAAPAPSVEEETKQSLVEQTMGDAAERPPPSKSENIFMQIAVHPDGTITRPVIPSVQASLDAAVSSRDVPLDASLGTYIRLYLPTNPVDPPSTKLPIILYFHGGGFVVFSADTVFYHASCEAMAAAIPAIVASVDYRLAPEHRLPAAYDDGVAAMLWLRDAAHEDPWIAAHGDLARCFVMGSSSGGNLAFNAAVRTKGVDLSPAAVRGVLLHQPYLGGVERTPSEAASEDDFMLPLEANDKLMGLALPVGADRDHEFSNPAKAMAPEALVGLPRCLVSGSDGDPLVHRQRGFAAWLRDGGVEVVARTNRAGFHAAELFVPEKAEELFAAVREFVHGGGEP; encoded by the coding sequence ATGTCCACCGTCGCTCTCGCCAACGCTGCGCCCGCGCCGAGCGTGGAGGAGGAGACGAAGCAAAGCCTCGTCGAGCAAACCATGGGCGACGCGGCAGAGCGGCCGCCGCCGTCCAAGTCGGAGAACATCTTCATGCAGATCGCCGTCCACCCGGACGGCACCATCACGCGCCCCGTCATCCCGTCCGTCCAGGCATCGCTCGACGCGGCCGTCTCCAGCAGGGACGTGCCCCTGGACGCTTCCCTGGGCACGTACATCCGGCTCTACCTCCCCACCAACCCCGTCGACCCGCCATCCACAAAACTCCCCATCATCCTCTACTTCCACGGCGGCGGCTTCGTGGTCTTCTCCGCGGACACAGTCTTCTACCACGCCTCCTgcgaggccatggcggcggccaTCCCTGCCATCGTCGCCTCCGTCGACTACCGCCTGGCGCCCGAGCACCGGCTGCCCGCCGCCTACGACGACGGCGTGGCCGCCATGCTGTGGCTCCGCGACGCGGCGCACGAGGACCCCTGGATCGCCGCACACGGCGATCTCGCCCGCTGCTTCGTCATGGGCAGCAGCTCCGGCGGGAACCTGGCGTTCAACGCAGCAGTCCGGACCAAGGGCGTCGACCTGAGCCCCGCCGCCGTGCGGGGCGTCCTGCTGCACCAGCCCTACCTCGGCGGCGTGGAGCGCACGCCGTCGGAGGCCGCGTCGGAGGACGACTTCATGCTGCCGCTGGAGGCCAACGACAAGCTCATGGGCCTCGCGCTGCCCGTGGGCGCGGACCGTGACCACGAGTTCAGCAACCCGGCCAAGGCGATGGCGCCCGAAGCCCTGGTCGGCCTGCCACGATGCCTCGTGTCGGGGAGCGACGGCGACCCGCTGGTACACCGGCAGAGAGGGTTCGCCGCGTGGCTGCGGGACGGCGGCGTGGAGGTCGTTGCCAGGACGAACAGGGCCGGGTTCCACGCCGCTGAGCTCTTTGTTCCGGAGAAGGCCGAGGAGCTCTTCGCCGCGGTGCGAGAGTTCGTCCACGGCGGCGGCGAACCTTGA